ACCACAACAACGTCTTCATTCTTAAAGAAGGCCCCGTCACAAACGGCACAGTAGGAAACCCCACGGCCACCATAGTCATCTTCACCAGGAACTCCGAGTTTCCGGTATTCTGAACCGGAACCAATGATCACGGCTGGTGCTTCAAATTGATCTTCGGCGGTGTGAACAATTTTTTGGTTCCCCGCTAACTCAATCCCAGTGACTTCTCCGTAGGCGTATTCCACCCCAAATTGGGTACTACTTTCGTACATTTTTTCCGACAGGTCTGGACCGAGAATCGATTTGAAACCCGTGTAGTTTTCAATCTCAGCGGTATTGTTCATTTGGCCTCCGTATACGCCCCGATCAAGCATTAAAACGGAAAGTTCGGCCCGTGAAGCGTAAAGAGCGGCGGTCATTCCCGCTGGTCCAGCTCCAATTACAATTACATCGTATTTTTTGGTCATTTTGTTCACCTCATTTAGTGGTTAACTTTCAATAGCTTTATCCTAACATACTTACTTAAAGTTAGTAACTTATTTAGCTCACGACTACTTTGGTTAACCATTCTCCGTTTGCCCTTCCCGCGTCATTAAAGCGTGAATAGAATCCGGAACGGTTTCTTCTTGTTCGAGGACGGCGTGAATGGCTTCGGTAATCGGCATCGAAATTCCGGTTGTCTGAGCTAAGTCATAAGCGGCTTGACTAGTGGCAATTCCTTCAATCACCATGCCCATGTTAGCGACCACCTCGTCGAGCGGAACGCCCTGTCCTAGTTGATAACCAGCTCGGTAATTCCGCGAGTTGGTACTGGTCGCCGTAACAATCACGTCTCCCATTCCGGATAGACCAGCAAAGGTCAGTGGGTTAGCGCCAAAGCTGACCCCTAATCGCGAAATTTCGGCTACCCCCCGAGTCATCAAAGCCGCTCGGGAATTATCCCCGTAACCTAATCCAGCTAGGGCTCCCGATGCAAGGGCAATAATGTTTTTGAGGGCGCCGCCAAATTCAACCCCAATGACATCTGAGTTGGTATAAACCCGAAAGGAATCGTTCATAAATAATTTTTGGAAGTGTTTAGCGGCGTCAAAATCATCACTCGCCACCGTTACCAAGGTCGGATCGTGTTGGGCAACCCCTTCGGCATGACTGGGACCCGAAAGCACTGCAATACTGGTACGGTGATCAGGATCAATTGTTTCTGCCAGCACCTGGGAAATCCGCAGGTAGGTTTTGGTTTCCAATCCTTTACTCCCGTGAATCAAGGCTGGTTTAGTGCCTAACTTAGCCAGGATTTGATTAACGTCCTGTGCTACGGAGCGAGTTGCCTGAGCCGGTACGATGAACAAAATATCCGTCGCATCAGTTAAGGCTGCCTCTAAATCAGTGGTGGCCTGCAAACTGGCCGAAAAGGTGTAATCGTGAATGTAATGGGAATTAGTGTGGTGCTGGTTCAGCTCGTTGGCCTGTTCTGCACTTCTGGTCCACAGTTGGACCTCATTCCCGTTGGCATCCAAGATGGCAGCTAACATGCTGCCCCAGGAGCCAGCTCCTAATACGGCAATTTTAGTTTTCATTTATTGGTCTCCTTTAGAGTTGTAAACGTCGTACCACTGTAAACTGTGGTCCGTGTGGCGGCGATAAACGAGGACCGCCAACGCCCCCACAAACAGCACTACTGATAGCACCTGAGAAATCCGCATAGGACCGAGCATTAAGCTATCCGTCCGCATTCCTTCGGTAAAAAAACGGCCGTAAGAATACCACATGACGTAAGTTAAAAAAATTTCTCCACGTTTAAACAGGTGGTCGGAATGGCGCATGGTCATCAACAAAATGAAGCCTAAGAGGTCCCAAACGGATTCATAAAGAAAGGTCGGTTGCCGGTAGGCTCCGTTGATTAACATCTGATTGATAATTCCGGTCGGTAAATGTAATTGGGTGAGAAAACGGTGGGTGGTAACGGCTCCGTACGCTTCCTGGTTCATAAAATTCCCCCACCGGCCGATTCCTTGCGCAATAATTACGGTCGGAGCCGCAATGTCAAACACCTGCCAAAGGGATAATTGATGACGGCGACAGAACCACCAGATAAACAAACCCGCTCCTAACAAAGCGCCGTAGATGGCAATGCCCCCGTCCCAAATGGCGATAATTTCTCCCGGATGGCTCGCATAATAATTCCACCGAAAAACCACGTAATAAATCCGAGCAGAGACAATGGCAATCGGAATCGCACCTAAAATAAGGTTATACACCAGATCCTCATTGAGTCCTTGGCGATGCACTTCTCGCATTGCCAACCACACGGCAATTAAGACAGCACTGGCAATGATGAGTCCGTACCACCGTACGTTGAACGGACCAAAGCTAAAGGCAATCGGATTTAAGGCTGCAATTGCAAACATCGTCGCAAGTCCCCCCCTTATTTACCTTCGTCAGGCTTTGGTTGATCAGCAGCACTGTTACTTTTAATTAAGCCGTTTAATTCTTCATCAAACATCTTAGTAGCATTGTAGCCCATCGTGTTGGCCCGGAAATTCATGGCTGCGGTTTCAATGATGATGGCGAGGTTCCGACCGGGCTTAACCGGAATGTTTAGTTGCTTAACTTCGACATCAAAAATTTGTTGTTTGTCGTTACCAGTGCCTAGGCGATCGTACTTCTTACCCTTTTCCCACACGTCTAGATGAATGATTAAGTCAATCCGCGTTTCCGACCGAACAGCTCCGGTTCCAAACAGCGTCATCACGTCGATAATTCCGATTCCCCGAATTTCTAACAGGTGACTCAAAATTTGGGGAGCCTGACCAATGATATCTTGTTCATCGTGTTGGTGTACGTCGACCCGGTCATCGGCAATCAGCCGGTGCCCGCGTTTCACGAGTTCCAGCGCGGTTTCACTTTTACCGATTCCGGATTCTCCAGTAATTAGAATTCCAACTCCGTAAACTTCGACTAGCACCCCGTGAATGGATTGTCGCGGAGCCAATTTTTCTTCCAAATAGTCTGTCATATTACTTAAGACCCGCGAGGTGTTTAACTTTGATTCCAAGATTGGAATTTGGGCTGTTTTAGCAGCCC
This genomic stretch from Fructilactobacillus carniphilus harbors:
- the hprK gene encoding HPr(Ser) kinase/phosphatase, which produces MSNKSVSVKELVDNTHLNVFSGAEYLDRPITTSDISRPGLELTGYFAYYPSERIQLLGITETSFAKHLEEKDLQEYMTRLCQPDTPAFVISTDIEPPVELIRAAKTAQIPILESKLNTSRVLSNMTDYLEEKLAPRQSIHGVLVEVYGVGILITGESGIGKSETALELVKRGHRLIADDRVDVHQHDEQDIIGQAPQILSHLLEIRGIGIIDVMTLFGTGAVRSETRIDLIIHLDVWEKGKKYDRLGTGNDKQQIFDVEVKQLNIPVKPGRNLAIIIETAAMNFRANTMGYNATKMFDEELNGLIKSNSAADQPKPDEGK
- the lgt gene encoding prolipoprotein diacylglyceryl transferase — protein: MFAIAALNPIAFSFGPFNVRWYGLIIASAVLIAVWLAMREVHRQGLNEDLVYNLILGAIPIAIVSARIYYVVFRWNYYASHPGEIIAIWDGGIAIYGALLGAGLFIWWFCRRHQLSLWQVFDIAAPTVIIAQGIGRWGNFMNQEAYGAVTTHRFLTQLHLPTGIINQMLINGAYRQPTFLYESVWDLLGFILLMTMRHSDHLFKRGEIFLTYVMWYSYGRFFTEGMRTDSLMLGPMRISQVLSVVLFVGALAVLVYRRHTDHSLQWYDVYNSKGDQ
- a CDS encoding NAD(P)H-dependent glycerol-3-phosphate dehydrogenase, producing MKTKIAVLGAGSWGSMLAAILDANGNEVQLWTRSAEQANELNQHHTNSHYIHDYTFSASLQATTDLEAALTDATDILFIVPAQATRSVAQDVNQILAKLGTKPALIHGSKGLETKTYLRISQVLAETIDPDHRTSIAVLSGPSHAEGVAQHDPTLVTVASDDFDAAKHFQKLFMNDSFRVYTNSDVIGVEFGGALKNIIALASGALAGLGYGDNSRAALMTRGVAEISRLGVSFGANPLTFAGLSGMGDVIVTATSTNSRNYRAGYQLGQGVPLDEVVANMGMVIEGIATSQAAYDLAQTTGISMPITEAIHAVLEQEETVPDSIHALMTREGQTENG